In Aerococcaceae bacterium zg-252, the genomic window GCAGAAAAGTACCCTACCATGAGTTATAACACTACCTATCGCAATATTTATGATTTTGTAGAAAATGGATTGCTTGAAGGAACAGAATATAATCATGAACAAATGTTTCGTATAAGTTGTGGCGAACAAAGTCATCACCACCATCACTTCATTTGTACTAGGTGTGGCATTACGATTCCGTTAGATGCTTGTCCAATGGAACAAGTAACGACAGATTTATCAAAGGTCAAAATTGAATCACATCGTTTTGAAG contains:
- a CDS encoding transcriptional repressor, producing the protein MEHEHHHAHCSHHSTEKQTPAEVVEQCLKILKNAGFKMTKKREEILMYFAESDRYMSAQDIHRMMAEKYPTMSYNTTYRNIYDFVENGLLEGTEYNHEQMFRISCGEQSHHHHHFICTRCGITIPLDACPMEQVTTDLSKVKIESHRFEVFGKCENCQM